TCATTCAAAACCGTGCATGAGACTTTCATCTCGCACGGCTCCTAAGTGATAAAAGAAAGAAGAACTGAACTCATCTTCTTTCTTTTTTGATTACCTTCCTCGCGTATGTATAAGACCGAATCCATTCGATTTCTAAAAAGGATTACTAATCCTTAACTTTTCGAGGAATCCTTCATCAGTGGTTGTGAATGACTGACTTTTTCAATCCTTTCGACCTTGGTTCCGTAGGAGCAAGTCAGAAAGATTGAGAAATAGAACCATCTGATTTGATTCGTTCTCGATAGCCATGAGATGATCATCTTAGGGTGATCCTTTTGTCAACGGATGCTCCTATTATACTCGTAGTCTCTGAAGGATGAGAACCAACTATGTAGCATCTACATCGATAATTCAAGCATTGTATACGTTATTAGTCCGATCCTTTGTAGGAACTACCCGTAATAACGAACTTGCAAAATGGATCTGTTTATCATAAAGAGATTCGTTGTTCCTGACCCTGCTTCACCTTAATTGTTATTTGAACAAAAAGATCACAATAAACTTTTTTTTGGTAAAAGTTATGTCTTGGTCCGAGTGGGGATAGCATTTCTCTTCTGCATGTCTATGGAGTTTTGAAAAATCCAAACATCTCAGAGATAGATATAGAGGTAGGAATTTGTCGAACGAACCGCACTCCTTCGTATATGTCAGGAGTCCATTGATGAAAAGGGGCTGGGGAAAGCTTGAACCCAATTCCTACAGTGATGGATATAAGCGCAATTGAAATTCCTGGGGAGTTATACATTTGTGTATTGATAAGACCATTCACTATTTCTTGAAGCTCGATCTCCCCCCCAGATAAACCATATAGCCAAGAGAAACCATGAACCAGAATAGAAGAGCTTGCCCCACCCATGAGTAAATATTTCGTAGTAGCCTCATTAGACCGTACATCTCTCTTGGTATATCCAGATAATAGGTAGGAACATAAACTGAAACATTCTGGAGCTACAAAGATAGTTATTAAATCGTTAGCACCACATAAAAACATTCCTCCTAGAGTAGCTGTTAATACGAATAACAGAAACTCTGTTATAGCCATTTCTGTACATTCAATGTACTCTACGGATAGAGGAATACATAGAGTTGAACATAGTAAAATAAGAAATTGAAAGATTTCGTTGAAATTGTTCGTTTGGAAATTTCCCGAAAAGCTAATTATAGGTTCTTCTCTCCATCGGAACAATAGGGCCGTTATGCTTATTACTAAACTTGTTGAAGAGATGAAATAGAACCAAGGTCTATCTTTTTGATCAGAGGTTGAATCGATCATCAGAAGAAGAATTAGGCCAAAAATTAGGATACATTCTGGGAAAATGAAACTTCCATGGAAGAGAAGCAAATGAAACGCTTTCATAAAAATTCTCGTAGAATCGAGAATGAAGTTTTCATTCTGTACATGCCAGATCATGAATTAGTAACTGCATCCAATCTCCGAAAAAGTCCCAATTGTTTCGAACTTTCTATTTTTGGAATGGGATATTTACGGAATCCCCATGAATAGATCAAATCTTATTCCATGATATTTCCATAAGATTCCTCTTTCTTATTCTTAAGCAAGCCCCCGAGAGGGCTTAGTTGATCATGATTTATGTTTCATCTTTCTTTTCCTTTTTGTTTGTTTCGAGAAAGATATCGTCCGATTCTTTTTCTATTGATTCTTTTCCGATCGAGATGTATGGATCCATGGATCTATGTGTCTATATAGATCCTGTTCATGGATTAACGAAAATGTGCAAAAGCTCTATTTGCCTCTGCCATTCTATGAGTCTCTTCCTTTTTGCGTATGGCATCGCCACTCCCTTTGGCAGCATCTACTAATTCGGAACTTAATTTGAAAGCCATATTTCGACCCGGACGTTTTCGGGATGCCCCTAATAACCAACGAATGGCAAGTGCTTTTCCTTGTGTAGATCCTATTTCAATAGGAACTTGATGAGTCGATCCGCCTACACGTCTTGCTTTTACTGCTATATCGGGAGTTACTCCATGTATTGCTTGACGTAAAACAGATAGTGGATTTGTTTCTGTCTTTTGTTGAATCTTTTTCACGGCTCGATAGATAATTTGATAAGCCAATGATTTTTTTCCGTGTTTCATAATACGGTTAACCAACATGTTAACTAATCGATTACGATAAATTGGATCGGATTTTGCAGTTTTTTCTTCTGCAGTACCTCGACGTGACATGAGCGTGAAAGAGGTTCAAGAATCAGTTTTCTTTTTATAAGGGCTAAAAACAAATCACTTATTTTGGCTTTTTGACCCCATATTGTAGGGTGGATCTCGAAAGATATGAAAGATCTCCCTCCAAGCCGTACATACGACTTTCATCGAATACGGCTTTCCACAGAATTCTATATGTATCTATGAGATCGAGTATGGAATTCTGTTTACTCACTTTAAATTGAGTATCCGTTTCCCTCCTTTTCCTGCTAGGATTGGAAATCCTGTATTTTACATATCCATACGATGGAGTCCTTAGGTTTCCGAAATAGTGTAATGTAAAAAGAAGTGCTTCGAATCATTGCTATTTGACTCGGACCTGTTCTGAAAAAGTCGAGGTATTTCGAATTGTTTGTTGACACGGACAAAGTAAGGGAAAACCTCTGAAATGATTTCAATATTGGACCTTGGACATATAATAGTTCCGAATCGAATCTCTTTAGAAAGAGGATCTTTTGTCTCATGGTAGCCTGCTCCAGTCCCCTTACGAAACTTTCGTTATTGGGTTAGCCATACACTTCACATGTTTCTAGCGATTCACATGGCATCATCAAATGATACAAGTCTTGGATAAGAATCTACAACGCACTAGAACGCCCTTGTTGACGATCCTTTACTCCGACAGCATCTAGGGTTCCTCGAACAATGTGATATCTCACACCGGGTAAATCCTTAACCCTTCCTCCTCTTACTAATACTACAGAATGTTCTTGTAAATTATGGCCAATACCAGGTATATAAGCAGTGATTTCAAATCCAGAGGTTAATCGTACTCTGGCAACTTTACGTAAGGCAGAGTTTGGTTTTTTGGGGGTGATAGTGGAAAAGTTGACAGATAAGTCACCCTTACTGTCACTCTACAGAACCGTACATGAGATTTTCACCTCATATGGCTCCTCGTTCAATTCTTTCGAAGTAATTGGATCCTTTTCTTCGTTCGAGAATCTCCTCCCTTCTTCCACTCCGTCCCGAAGAGTAACTAAGACCAATTCAGTCACGTTTTCATGTTCCAATTGAACACTTTCCATTTATGATCAAAGGGGAAGATTATTCTTTTTACCAAACATATGCGGATCAAATCACGATTTTATAATAAGAACAAGAAATCTTTCTCGATCAATCCCTTTGCCCCTCATTCTTCGAGAATCAGAAAGATCTCTTTCGAGTTTGAATTTGTTCATTTGGAATCTGGGCTCTTCCATCTTCTACTTATTTTTTTCTATTTACTTATTTTTTTTTGCTTTATTCTTTATTTCATTTCGATTTTCTTTCCCTCTCTTTTCTTTTTATTCCTTTCCATCATTCCTTAAGTCCCATAGGTTTGTTAATCCTGTAGAATCTGACCCATTTTCTCATCGAGCGAAGGGTACGAAATCAATCAGATTGATTTTTCGATCAAAAAAAAGTACTATGTGAAATCTTCGGTTTTTTTCCTCTTCCTCTATCCCTATCCCATAGGTATAGCGTTTGAATCAATAGAGAACCTTTTCTTCTGTATGAATCGATATTATTACATTCCAATTCCTTCCCGATACCTCCCAAGGAAAATCCCGAATTGGATCCAAAATTGACGGGTTGGCGTGAGCTTATCCATGCGGTTATGCACTCTTCGAATAGGAATCCATTTTCTGACCTGGCTTTCGTGCTTTGGTGAGTCGTCCGAGATCCTTTCGATGACCTATGTTGTGTTGAAGGGATATCTATATGATCCGATCGATTGCGTAAGGCCCGCGGTAGCAATGGAACCGGGGAAAGTATACAGAAAAGACAGTTCTTTTCTATTCTATTATATTACTATTAGTATTAGTTAGTGATCCCGGCTCGGTGAGTCCTTTCTTCCGTGATGAACTGTTGGCACCAGTCCTACATTTTGTCTCTGTGGACCGAGGAGAAAGGGGGCTCAGCGGGAAGAGGGTTGTACCATGAGAGAAGCAAGGAGGTCAACCTGCTTCAAATATACAACATGGATTCTGGCAATGCAATGGAGTTGGACCCTCATGTCGATCCGAATGAATCAGTCTTTGAACAGAGGTAAATCTTTGCCTGCTAGGCAAGAGGATAGCAAGTTACAAATTCTGTCTCGGTAGGACATGTATTTCTATTACTATTAAATTAATAAATGAAAATGAAGTAGTTAATGGTGGGGTTACCATTATCCTTTTTCTTGTATGTGTTCCTAAGAAAAGGAATTTGTCCATTTCATTATTTTTCGAGGTCTCAAAAAAAGGGCGTGGAAACACATAGGAACTCTTGAATGGAAATTGAAAAGAAATGTAGCTCCAGTTCCTTCGGAAATGTAAGATCTTTGGCGCAAGAAGAAGGGGTGATCCATATCATCTTGACTTGGTTCTGCTTACCCTCTTTTTTTAACAATACCGAGTCGGGTTCTTCTCCTACCAGTATCGAATAGAACATGCTGAACAAAATCTTCATGTAAAACCTGCTCGATTTAGATCGGGAAAATCGTACGGATTTT
This is a stretch of genomic DNA from Phoenix dactylifera chloroplast, complete genome. It encodes these proteins:
- the rps7 gene encoding 30S ribosomal protein S7 translates to MSRRGTAEEKTAKSDPIYRNRLVNMLVNRIMKHGKKSLAYQIIYRAVKKIQQKTETNPLSVLRQAIHGVTPDIAVKARRVGGSTHQVPIEIGSTQGKALAIRWLLGASRKRPGRNMAFKLSSELVDAAKGSGDAIRKKEETHRMAEANRAFAHFR
- the ndhB gene encoding NADH-plastoquinone oxidoreductase chain 2; protein product: MIWHVQNENFILDSTRIFMKAFHLLLFHGSFIFPECILIFGLILLLMIDSTSDQKDRPWFYFISSTSLVISITALLFRWREEPIISFSGNFQTNNFNEIFQFLILLCSTLCIPLSVEYIECTEMAITEFLLFVLTATLGGMFLCGANDLITIFVAPECFSLCSYLLSGYTKRDVRSNEATTKYLLMGGASSSILVHGFSWLYGLSGGEIELQEIVNGLINTQMYNSPGISIALISITVGIGFKLSPAPFHQWTPDIYEGSPTPVVAFLSVTSKVAASASATRIFDIPFYFSSNEWHLLLEILAILSMILGNLIAITQTSMKRMLAYSSIGQIGYVIIGIIVGDSNDGYASMITYMLFYISMNLGTFACIVSFGLRTGTDNIRDYAGLYTKDPFLALSSALCLLSLGGLPPLAGFFGKLHLFWCGWQAGLYFLVSIGLLTSVVSIYYYLKIIKLLMTGRNQEITPYVRNYRRSPLRSNNSIELSMTVCVIASTIPGISMNPILAIAQDTLF
- the rps12 gene encoding 30S ribosomal protein S12, which translates into the protein MPTIKQLIRNTRQPIRNVTKSPALRGCPQRRGTCTRVYTITPKKPNSALRKVARVRLTSGFEITAYIPGIGHNLQEHSVVLVRGGRVKDLPGVRYHIVRGTLDAVGVKDRQQGRSSAL
- the rps12 gene encoding 30S ribosomal protein S12; the encoded protein is MPTIKQLIRNTRQPIRNVTKSPALRGCPQRRGTCTRVYITPKKPNSALRKVARVRLTSGFEITAYIPGIGHNLQEHSVVLVRGGRVKDLPGVRYHIVRGTLDAVGVKDRQQGRSKYGVKKPK